The following proteins are co-located in the Hydrogenophaga sp. RAC07 genome:
- the rpmI gene encoding 50S ribosomal protein L35: MPKMKTKSSAKKRFRVRPGGTVKRGQAFKRHILTKKSTKTKRHLRGAVTVHETNMGHMAQMLPGMGI; encoded by the coding sequence ATGCCCAAAATGAAGACCAAGAGCAGCGCGAAGAAGCGTTTTCGCGTTCGTCCCGGTGGCACCGTCAAGCGCGGCCAAGCCTTCAAACGTCACATCTTGACCAAGAAGTCCACCAAGACCAAGCGCCACCTGCGTGGAGCAGTCACTGTGCATGAGACCAACATGGGTCACATGGCGCAGATGCTGCCCGGCATGGGTATTTGA